The DNA segment aaaaagcccacataaagacacggaatgtggtcgaaaggacattcggtgtctggaagcgccgcttcccttgtctggatatggggctccagcacaagccgaaacaagctgcagtgatcaCAGCGTTtgcagccctgcagaactttgcatgtttgatgaaggagccacagcctcctattgaaagcgctcccatccaggacgctccaccggctcgcaccagcacgacagcagcgaggcggccagagcacctgccacctgttgatgctgtcagcgacagcttgtcgggaatgcaggcaccacgggtgctcatccagaagagcttcacataggtaagaaatgcacagttctcaacactgtcccatgcattttgaataaagcatgtttataatgcgcacttgctcatgctacccgtatcccaacttttgtgcaggaactaaagaaatgttagagcaatgggaacgactagcagcagttcaagcggcgggacgaagaggtcgacgaagtgcagctggggatcctgagtgagtcctgagagtgtgctcatcatgacgctctctgatctacgaccgcagaccttcactgcgaatacacccctttacactagaattttttctcagcttcggaagcttttaagttgcgagcttgttgcattaacaaactgctactcttccacttctaggttctgcatttcttgctatagtgttctatttcaaatgctatttttcaagaacgctgtattgatcttgcaggaggcgaataccagaaaagctcttgttgaccctgctgctgagggtcttaatggcgctcagttcatttgtttaagagctgctgtcttggcggctttgcttacacgcatgtgaaaaattaccagatttggtaaagtacaacagttaggccttaggtggagcagtcgcagggcttgtgcacctttccacagagcaaacatttgtgcggctgctttggtagcggcatggaattcaggttcctcacagcaagtagttctgctacttcatcttttctactttcaccctgcttgcacttcaagcttgggctcttgcatgtcttccatgtgttgagtataaatttgtttttatgtcacaattgtaatgacaaagaagtgcccatgtggcagcgggactgctctcggcgagtgcgtgcttcgggttggtgctggtggaaccgttgactgtctgtgaacgctgttctgcgctttgtactttttgcccggaaaacccattgcacaatcattaatttcaaatatcccttttacaacaaaacgagacgttcccaattgcctacaatgatgaaattccagatcactgcgaagttttgttttctggcttgccaacagaagtgtgttatgaatcagttattaaatttctcacttttttttttggctgtattgaggtaaaaaaaaacttgagtgtattcttttcatttggtttgctttcaagatggtgtagaacggtcgaaccttcagctgtcacactggagccttcttttcaaggaacgatgctcgagtggtttgttgttcattgtcgctctctctcgtctctgttcaaagtgggagttggttgttgtcattgtatggtgcaaaaggtcgattctttaggtctgaaatgggcttcctgacatgatccacatgcctcgtccagctcaatctcttacaacaaagttgcataacgggcagtaactggcacagaggaagaagcgaaagaagcagcatatgtgcggagaggattccaggcattgttgtgtcatggtgaaacataccaacctacagtgtgtgacctgtgagcatttttaatttccaagtgtaaaggtcatggtcgtacatagaactcctgtaactgttgctaaggctacacaatctgtctgcgagcagttgcactcaatattcattgttctcgagccaaatgcacctgatgtttgttaggtgccttgctttgcatggctgaatacaaaccctagatcataaagtgagtcgtcatgagccaacaccaacagttagtcgagatcattgtgtgcgggcactactgatgtttgggaacgccttgctgccgcagtcatggtggaccactgaaagataatttatgaccccagtagtgtttgcaacattttgttttgagggttcaatgaatggtttgtgatatgactaggtagctacttccagctcgcaagtgttgtagtgaaatcttttacatgcaaacacttggactagcggttcttttgatttgtacatgcagttactggttggctgtcacagcttaaatctggctttgcatttgagccggccttcttggaactgtgctgattccactcatcgagaactggcatgttttgaaattgttacatggtttggcgggGTTCGAAATGGCAGAACAtgggtgccatcagcaagtgtttctttgatgcatgcttctttatagtcttttttttgtcatgcctagtgcggcttgtcacaggaatgtggtggccatatatttgaagcaatagattacttcagcaaagcgggaggatgtggcattgtattgactcaagctatgggcccacCTTGTAGACGGCATAGGAGGAATCACATTCTTTAAGggtttcggttcttgagtaggaggcactagctgcgagggtttaggttagatgagacagcaaagataatggaaggagtagagagcggtgttggcctttgagcatttatgtggtgttgacttgcgtgagccaatattgttgactttttatacatggaaactttaacaatgtggcctgcaATTTTCCCTACTGGTTAAttttgcaagcaatgccaggggaggtttttccttcctagagcagccatatttgtagcatacagcaatgcgtatttctatgaataaattgctgtttgcatccaaagatccatatagccatagcagcagaagtaccacgcaaccatcctacctgcctcctgctatgcgatagcttgtcagacttgcatgcaaggtggtgacggggctgtatgtctgttcccaccgagtcatgtgcttaaaacggtacatgtgcaaatgaagtgtagttatgtggatttgccacataatatttgtgcaagcattcacacagcattccagtttcattcagtcataggcaccgtttattctgatgcctctcgcagcctacgaagctgttcaagtttgatttgtttttcaatttctaagatttccaatttttttttctggatatcaaggagttttttctcctgccgctcttgcagaatactgttgtggtcctctagcatcagctgcagacgcagtccatgctcttcgcgcagtaaggccgctctatagtcgtcctcatctgccagagacctttctaaaagggccatccgccctcttggagccctgccagcgtcaccggtggccactgcttcagcagtagtgggaccagcggcagctccagaagcaactgtagcactgctgcagcctgctgcagctgtgctggtagcatcagcaggttgcacagtaggaaaaaagagattgctctcctgctcaattgcttctggagttgccccactcttaccaacagcagccgctggtgactgcggctcatccacgagcagaggttcccagtcgtcttctgtaataaagaaaaggtaaaaattagttggacaaatctaagcttacaacacattagctgtctgcctcaacagcacagattgttgggtcaattggtgaagagaaattataacgaaagctttataatgttcttatataaggcaccacttgcccttctcagcgccaaatagctgccgttgtttctgggggccccagtttagtcattctgttttgttctgccatattcatcacctttcactctgaattatgcctgatgacctcactttatttttttctgctgatacagtagtgatagtcacgcaggccccgagttttacaaatgtggttatcctctaactctgcacctgcagcttttttgctcattcaatgggtttcttttcaattttagtatatttgctagtttgtactcatgcgtgtcctctggcccagggagccagttatacgcccttcctttcttcaaaatcatcagcgtctagaactttgtcaatgccaatgaacgccgacagctttcactttgtatatcctggagtagctgagctaatccactttcattttttttgcaaaggtttccttgtaatgcctgcctgcttgcttcgccgcatatatgcgacaccaatgccaaggtgaggcatacaagaaaggtgacaaatactgcagcctgagcctgagggctacagaaaacatgcgcttcgagtgaaacctctgcattgcaaaactaacaatttccttgaaactagcagccaaattcgaaaaggctttgagcattacacataggcaagctgcaccattattcacaacaagaatgttgttaccttatccctggagcaccatcatgtacaagtacacagaaatatgaaaatttatgtgaaggagtgcatgcataatgaaactgcattaaagttggcattcgtttaaagtgaggcaggaatggcaaacaagactcaaaaacatcatcaggagagaatgtcataatgaatgcagttcaggttgcagcactgaatgcttgctccctcggtgtccgacggttaaccaactcctcgccttccgctacagaaacacagcataccactcacatgaatataagccgtcaagacaaaatgccttcagagtgctgtccaacaacatgcagcttggagcaggtcatcatttcgcactgtcaaccaatgcagcctttatctgcacaaacattcagccaaccacatgtagagcagctttccacagtgttgtattaaatgagatttttataatttgttgtacATGAACTGTACAGTCCTcatagcaggttcaaggcaataaaaaacattgaaacagcgtcaattgacagtacacgctgccgttgtcatcaaaggaatataaagagaggagtgctgtttttctacaacatgcaaagtgctttctttacctgcataatggaattcttcattgcctgctccatccaccattggctgcaacaatcttataacaggcaaacttgccactggtggtaggtcgatgcctccatcagagtcagtctggttgcctaccctggtcattatgtggctggcaacagcaatgacttgctcactttgagcgctcacagtgcattgagctgaccctcctcctgaaaagaaaaaagacaccgcacacagtgaagctactcttaatttatagacaatgcgccattaaaatattttgttcatgaagtgccacacaaaagcaaccaaaggcacaccaatgcatgcaactgtgtgttgttttcgctacgtttttgtgccacccgtcccagcagtgccaggaatgagtaaaggtaggtagctgtatgtacagccttccggttattcaatagtaccaagcaactgtcaatagcgcggcaagtttcctcatgaacatgaaggtcgccagtgtagacaccgtctggtctacggtgcacccaatttggcttcgcggcgcgatagtatgcgaatggtaccaactccgagcaaaatcgtccgttgtcagctcgctgctggccaggcgcgagccctccgtcccactgcactgtccgctcatcatactcatcatagtcttctatgcagcagaaatcgcatgccttcgtactgacttgaatgtagcaaacattctctgtagtttttaaaaattacggaggctgttcaggatactgcttgggcattatttacacgattaacgcaggctgcattcatctgcatttgtaaataaagcagagtacactgcaccgaaacgttattacgtgcccatttacgtgttatcacactgttcctaaaaaactatgcattccagtacacgttgcttacgccgaccgaagtagaataatcatgcccttatccatggcatacaaagcatgcaggaacaaacatttgtaaacggcctgcaagccgcgctcacctgtcttgtggcgatctctctttttcctcgcgtcctcttccttcgacttttgttttggttggcccagcatttcttgagctgattggggtcacgtcgggtcgccccgtgattgctgttaaacagcctggcaatttccttccaagtggcgttttttttttgccagcgacgacacatcgttttttttgcactctaatatATTCCGACGTGCGTTAACCAAACACAATAACAATTCCTTTTCCTCGAACGTGAACtgaggcgctggtctccgctgggagcaggaaaagcatgggaaaaactggctatggctcaactaggattggctcaatgtggagcacgttgccagccaaaaacgtcaatcaagtggaagcagcgggtagcactgaaatgtagtttttattgttagcaattttC comes from the Amblyomma americanum isolate KBUSLIRL-KWMA chromosome 1, ASM5285725v1, whole genome shotgun sequence genome and includes:
- the LOC144131081 gene encoding uncharacterized protein LOC144131081; this encodes MSASTAWVVQMRKSTETAKAISPSMCRYQKAHIKTRNVVERTFGVWKRRFPCLDMGLQHKPKQAAVITAFAALQNFACLMKEPQPPIESAPIQDAPPARTSTTAARRPEHLPPVDAVSDSLSGMQAPRVLIQKSFT